The Helianthus annuus cultivar XRQ/B unplaced genomic scaffold, HanXRQr2.0-SUNRISE HanXRQChr00c140, whole genome shotgun sequence genome segment GTTCGCGTTGCGGCGGCGGCGCAAGTGTGGCGGACATGAAGACCTCCACCAGGTTCTGCCATGTTCCGTTCTACCGGAAATCATGGAAGGCCATCATGTGCACTTTCTGTGGAGCCATTCTTAAATCTTACCAGTGAACTTATTTAGTTAGTTAGTTAATTAATTATTGAGATGAAACCATAACATTTATTGAGTTCATCATGATCTAATGTTACGaattcttattattattttttttttaatttattcttTTCTTTCCTGATCTTTTCGTTGACATGAATGAAAATATTATTTTGATTTTGACATATGtgtttaatttgtttttaatGATGTGTTGAAATCTATTTGTTAAAAGTTAAAAGTTTAAACCAAACATAATTTTGACTCGGGGCAttctttttttgaacggcaaatttctttaCTCCTGTCGTCTGTGGGACTCGAACCCAAGACCTCCCTCTCTCAAGTTGTTTTAAAGACATtgtctttgccaatggaccaccaccccattggtttGACTCGGGGCACTAACTAAGGCGCGTATGATAAAAGAATTGGCCTAAGTTTGATTAAACTCTAGATTTTAAATAGCAATGTTAAAagatattattaattattatatataatagaaaaCTAAATTATCGTTAATGTTAAAAGAAAACTACATAATAGAAGTTATATTATACATAATTTTATGTATATTCTAATATCTGGTTACTTAATACAGATTATTTTATGTTAGCCCAAACTAAGCTTTAGCCGGTAAAATTACTCACAATACAATCTTCAACCTTTGAGCAATATATAAAATGAGCTCAAGCTTTAAATCTCAAAACAAGCTAAACTCGAGTTTTAGAGTGTGAAATGAGCCATACTTAACATTTATGACTCCAAACAAACAGAGCTTGAAATTAATCGCGACTTATTAACACCATAGTTACTTCTTTATCAAGTTTtagtaaataaaaaaatagtgTATCTTAACTGATGTCTAAATATAAATTGAAATAGCAAAGTGACAATGAATATAATTTTGAACCAAAACTTGTTTTAATAAAGGAGGATAACCCTGAAAATGGTAGGTGTACAAGTTGGATATGTGATGATGTCTTCCTCACATGCAGTATACCTTACATAACTCAACCACCTAAACACATTTAATTCACATACATCATGTGTCTATTCAACTTGCATTCCCAAACAATCgtctaaattatttttttttaacggaaaaaaataatttgaacaatttttaggggagtgggggtggtcactagtgatagaattctatcacttcTAATATCCAATCAactcatgccatgtcatcacccaCTATTCTATCACTTGTGATAGAATTgtagtggcggtggtcatcactagtgatagaattccatcactcacaattttttttaattttttattttaaattagaaattaacaataaaacactaaaattataaatttcattaaaattaaaacataataGTTCAATTTAACATACTAAAAATATTTTAggctacaatttaaaaaaaaaaaaaacctactgcTCGTCCGACTCATGAAACTCTaaacctagagaacctactagttccattaaatcgtatctcaaccgaaagtgagtttcttcattACGCAATTCTTGTTGGATAttttgtggaacttgaacttgtgtaggaggatcaggcacccaatccggggatattgcacgtccgtcttctttgatcatcatattgtgcaatatgatacatgcataaaCTATGCCATGTATTGCTTTCTTGTTAATCGCACGAACAggtcggtgtagtataccccatctaccctttaaaacaccaaatgccctctcaacatcttttcgtgccgattcttgcaattttttgaacacgatttctttagcctcgacaggaaatgagggagatttcacaaaaacagaccatgacgggtagataccatccacaagaaaaAAGCCTCGTTTGTAATGTCGTccgttaacatagaaaggagaggaaggtgcggtaccatccgttacggtTTAAAACAACGGCGAggtgtgcaacacattgatgtcgttgtttgaacctggaacaccgaaatacgaatgccaaatccataaatcattcgacgccaccgcttctagtatgatggttggtctttagatgtcacccctaacatacgcccctcgcaactctcttggaaaaatacaacttaatgaccgcgttgcaaaaaaaattgcaaacattcacgtgaagttctgaccgccatagctaggtattcatcatattgatcgggagggttacctgtcgctagttggcgaatggcggacgtgcatttttgtatcggcgtgaaacttggtttgcccctcgcattgtaacgttcttgaaaccattcatcgcttgcttcgatgtctccaacaatctttaaaaataattctttgggtaaacgaaactgatctctaaacgtttcggcattgtagagcggattctccacaaaataatcgttcattaacacc includes the following:
- the LOC110921173 gene encoding uncharacterized protein LOC110921173, translating into MVCFCFLVDQTRQVRRCKPAAGLCSRCGGGASVADMKTSTRFCHVPFYRKSWKAIMCTFCGAILKSYQ